In the genome of Carnobacterium pleistocenium FTR1, one region contains:
- a CDS encoding manganese-dependent inorganic pyrophosphatase — translation MSKVLVFGHRNPDTDAITSAISFAYLQNQLGFETEAVALGEVGEETQYALDHFKVDAPRVIKTAANETDKVMLVDHNEFQQSVEDIASVEVLSVVDHHRISNFETANPLYYRAEPVGCTNTIIAKLFKEKDIAIPKEIAGLMVSAIIADTLLFKSPTCTDEDIKIAKELAAIAEVDIDSYGLEMLKAGTDLSNKSAAELLDMDAKSFPMADKSVRIAQINVVDVNDVLSIQTELEKAMLNENRSNHYDLFILVVTNILDSDSVILALGNPINAVEEAFNITLENNRALLKGVVSRKKQIVPQLTAVLTK, via the coding sequence ATGAGTAAAGTACTAGTTTTTGGTCATAGAAATCCGGATACAGATGCCATCACATCTGCTATTTCATTTGCTTATCTTCAAAATCAACTGGGTTTTGAAACAGAAGCCGTTGCATTAGGAGAAGTAGGTGAGGAGACACAGTACGCTTTAGATCATTTTAAAGTTGACGCACCGCGTGTCATAAAAACAGCAGCAAACGAAACAGATAAAGTCATGCTGGTAGATCACAATGAATTCCAACAGAGTGTAGAGGATATCGCATCTGTTGAAGTTTTATCTGTCGTTGATCATCACCGTATTTCTAATTTTGAAACAGCTAATCCTTTGTATTATCGTGCAGAACCTGTAGGATGTACCAATACGATTATCGCTAAGTTATTTAAAGAAAAAGATATTGCTATTCCAAAAGAAATTGCCGGATTAATGGTATCCGCAATTATCGCTGATACATTATTATTTAAATCACCAACTTGTACCGATGAAGATATCAAGATTGCAAAAGAACTTGCAGCAATCGCTGAAGTTGACATTGATTCATATGGTCTTGAAATGTTAAAAGCTGGAACAGACTTAAGCAATAAATCAGCAGCTGAATTATTAGACATGGATGCTAAAAGTTTTCCAATGGCTGATAAAAGTGTTCGGATTGCACAAATCAATGTTGTCGACGTGAATGATGTGCTTTCTATCCAAACTGAATTAGAAAAAGCAATGTTAAACGAAAATCGTTCTAACCATTACGATTTATTCATATTGGTCGTTACAAACATTTTAGATAGCGATTCAGTGATCCTTGCTTTAGGAAATCCAATCAACGCAGTAGAAGAAGCCTTTAATATAACTTTAGAAAATAACCGTGCTTTATTAAAAGGTGTCGTTTCACGTAAGAAACAAATTGTACCGCAATTAACAGCAGTATTAACAAAATAA
- the pflB gene encoding formate C-acetyltransferase: MEEWKGFKGKTWKEEINVRDFIQQNYKPYDGTDEFLEGPTQATETLWEQVMDLNTKERDAGGVLDMDTKVVSTIVSHKAGYLNKELERIAGFQTEKPFKRGLQPFGGIRMSELAAEAYGYEIDPEVSHIFRDYRKTHNQGVFDAYTPEIRSARRSGIITGLPDAYGRGRIIGDYRRVALYGVDRLIQEKKHDLADKGYGTMSETIIRDREELNEQIRSLNELNELGQIYGFDISQPAQTTQEAFQWLYLGYLAAVKEQNGAAMSLGRTSTFLDIYIERDLASGVLTEVEAQEITDHFIMKLRLVKFARTPEYNDLFSGDPTWVTEAIAGVGHDGRHMVTKNSYRFLHTLSNLGPAPEPNLTVLWSVRLPEAFKRFCAKVSIVSSAIQYENDDIMRLEWGDDYGIACCVSAMQIGKQMQFFGARANLAKTLLYAINGGVDERTKDQVAPKYQSITSEYLDYDEVMEKYDVMMEWVAGMYLNTLNIIHFMHDKYSYERIEMALHDSEIVRTMATGIAGFSVAIDSLSAIKYAKVKTIRDETGLVIDYEIEGDYPKFGNNDDRADEIGIWLLKAFISKVKKHPAYRNAVHTTSILTITSNVVYGKKTGNTPDGRRSGEPFAPGANPMHGRDTHGALASLTSVAKIPYKYSLDGISNTFSIIPKALGKEDEIQQENLSSLLDGYVKKGGHHLNVNVFNRETLVDAMDHPENYPQLTIRVSGYAVNFIKLTREQQLEVINRTMHESM; the protein is encoded by the coding sequence ATGGAAGAATGGAAGGGCTTTAAAGGGAAAACATGGAAAGAAGAAATCAATGTACGAGACTTTATTCAACAAAATTATAAACCTTATGATGGAACAGATGAATTTTTAGAAGGACCCACACAAGCAACTGAAACTTTATGGGAACAAGTGATGGATTTAAATACAAAAGAACGTGATGCTGGCGGAGTACTAGATATGGATACAAAAGTAGTGTCAACTATCGTATCTCATAAAGCTGGTTATTTAAACAAAGAATTAGAACGCATTGCCGGTTTCCAAACGGAAAAACCTTTCAAACGTGGATTGCAACCATTTGGTGGGATTCGAATGAGTGAACTAGCTGCTGAAGCATATGGGTATGAAATCGACCCTGAAGTTTCTCATATTTTTAGAGACTACCGTAAAACCCATAATCAAGGTGTTTTCGATGCGTATACACCTGAAATTCGTTCTGCCAGACGTAGCGGAATCATCACAGGCTTACCAGATGCTTATGGTCGTGGACGTATTATCGGAGATTACAGAAGAGTAGCTTTATATGGTGTAGATCGTTTAATACAAGAAAAGAAACATGATTTAGCTGATAAAGGATACGGTACTATGAGTGAAACCATCATTCGTGACCGTGAAGAGTTAAATGAACAAATCCGTTCTTTAAACGAATTAAATGAATTAGGACAAATTTATGGCTTCGATATTTCACAACCGGCTCAAACGACTCAAGAAGCTTTCCAATGGTTATATCTAGGCTATCTAGCTGCTGTTAAAGAACAAAATGGAGCTGCAATGTCATTAGGACGTACATCTACCTTTTTAGATATTTATATTGAACGTGATCTAGCTAGCGGTGTTCTTACTGAAGTTGAAGCGCAAGAAATTACGGACCACTTCATTATGAAATTACGTTTAGTAAAATTTGCACGTACACCTGAATACAATGACCTATTCTCAGGCGACCCAACTTGGGTAACTGAAGCTATAGCTGGTGTAGGGCATGACGGCCGCCACATGGTCACTAAAAACAGCTATCGTTTCTTACACACATTATCAAATCTTGGACCAGCTCCAGAACCTAACTTGACGGTATTGTGGTCAGTCAGATTACCAGAGGCATTTAAAAGATTCTGTGCAAAAGTTTCCATTGTTTCAAGCGCAATCCAATATGAAAACGATGACATTATGCGCTTAGAGTGGGGCGATGACTATGGAATAGCTTGTTGTGTTTCAGCTATGCAAATAGGGAAGCAAATGCAATTTTTCGGTGCACGAGCTAACCTTGCTAAAACACTTTTATATGCAATCAATGGTGGAGTCGATGAAAGAACAAAAGATCAAGTTGCGCCAAAATACCAATCAATTACTTCTGAATATTTAGATTATGATGAAGTAATGGAAAAATATGACGTCATGATGGAATGGGTAGCTGGTATGTATCTAAATACATTAAACATCATTCATTTTATGCATGATAAATATTCTTATGAACGTATTGAAATGGCTCTACATGATAGCGAAATTGTTAGAACGATGGCAACTGGAATTGCTGGATTTTCAGTAGCAATTGATTCATTATCTGCTATCAAATATGCAAAAGTCAAAACGATCCGTGACGAAACCGGTTTAGTAATCGATTATGAAATAGAAGGCGATTACCCTAAATTCGGAAATAATGATGATCGTGCAGATGAAATTGGAATTTGGTTGTTAAAAGCTTTCATATCAAAAGTTAAAAAACACCCAGCATACCGCAATGCCGTTCATACTACTTCAATTTTAACAATTACATCTAACGTAGTGTATGGTAAGAAGACAGGGAATACTCCTGATGGAAGACGTTCTGGAGAACCTTTTGCACCTGGTGCTAACCCAATGCATGGCAGAGATACTCATGGAGCTTTAGCTAGCTTGACTTCAGTAGCTAAAATCCCATACAAATATTCACTAGATGGCATCTCAAATACTTTTTCTATTATACCTAAAGCTTTAGGTAAAGAAGATGAGATCCAACAAGAAAACTTATCTAGCTTGCTAGATGGCTATGTCAAAAAAGGCGGTCACCATTTAAACGTTAACGTCTTTAATCGTGAAACATTAGTTGACGCAATGGATCATCCTGAAAACTATCCTCAATTAACGATTCGTGTATCAGGATATGCCGTTAATTTTATTAAATTAACACGTGAACAACAGTTAGAAGTTATTAATCGTACCATGCATGAAAGCATGTAA
- the pflA gene encoding pyruvate formate-lyase-activating protein has translation MTEPAIGYVHSTESFGSVDGPGIRFVTFMQGCRMRCEFCHNPDTWNMGGGTPYTADELLEEALSYREYWGSKGGITVSGGEPLLHIDFLIEYFKKAKEEGVHTTLDTCGQPFTYDEPFFSRFEELMKYTDLLLFDIKHIDNEKHKRLTMHGNENILNMATYLSKINKPVWIRHVLVPERSDDDHDLMRLSEFIQSLGNVYKVEILPYHKLGVYKYAALNIPYKLKDIEPPTLERVNNANQLLRVQEYKGYQTI, from the coding sequence ATGACTGAACCAGCAATTGGATACGTGCATTCCACTGAAAGTTTTGGATCAGTAGATGGACCAGGTATTCGTTTTGTAACTTTTATGCAAGGATGCCGTATGCGTTGCGAGTTCTGCCATAATCCTGATACGTGGAATATGGGTGGTGGAACTCCTTATACAGCGGATGAATTACTAGAAGAAGCCTTATCTTACCGAGAATATTGGGGTAGTAAGGGTGGCATTACAGTAAGTGGAGGAGAACCGCTGTTGCATATCGACTTTCTAATTGAGTACTTTAAAAAAGCAAAAGAAGAGGGCGTACACACAACTTTGGATACTTGTGGCCAACCGTTTACCTACGATGAACCTTTCTTTAGCCGCTTTGAAGAGCTTATGAAGTATACCGATTTACTTTTATTTGATATCAAACATATTGACAATGAAAAACATAAGCGCTTAACGATGCATGGCAATGAAAACATTTTAAACATGGCCACTTATTTATCAAAAATCAATAAACCCGTTTGGATTCGTCATGTGTTAGTTCCTGAACGTTCTGACGACGATCATGATTTGATGCGTTTGAGTGAGTTTATTCAATCACTAGGAAATGTTTATAAAGTAGAAATATTGCCTTACCATAAATTAGGTGTCTACAAGTATGCAGCTCTAAATATTCCTTATAAATTAAAGGATATCGAACCGCCTACGCTTGAACGAGTCAACAATGCAAATCAACTATTACGTGTACAAGAGTACAAAGGTTACCAAACAATTTAA